A genomic window from Candidatus Bathyarchaeota archaeon includes:
- a CDS encoding MFS transporter, with protein sequence MSKNPVLKPFATSLGAPNDLVGLVASSSTIPGILVSLPAASLSDVFGRRKILMFSAFIFASAPFLYLFVTSWWQLIPVRFYHGFATAIFVPVTEATIAEKFPTKLGERISLFSSVTAAGRATAPFLGGYILFLTDYGYKSLYLAVGIAGVTAFITGLLFLVEQKKTKTQDSNYNPTKGKMVQGWLKVAKNHDLQVVGLIQASQYYVFGSVEFFLVGYLAEVARLDPFSIGVIMGSQVIVLILARPFMGKVSDKIGRGIPIVLGSIISCVILAVFPFSTHFLTLLFLSMMYGLGFATVIASTSPLTCEIVPSNLLGTSLGFLSTLMDVGQTLGPIISGIILATSLQYSSIFFSLSLILIASTIVFLCKVPKT encoded by the coding sequence TTGTCTAAGAACCCTGTTTTGAAACCTTTTGCAACAAGCCTTGGTGCTCCAAATGATTTAGTGGGTTTAGTAGCCTCATCTTCAACTATTCCCGGAATTCTTGTCAGTTTACCTGCAGCGTCCCTTTCAGATGTTTTTGGTAGACGCAAAATCCTGATGTTTTCAGCATTTATTTTTGCTTCCGCACCGTTTCTTTATTTATTTGTTACCTCATGGTGGCAATTAATTCCTGTCCGTTTCTACCATGGTTTCGCAACTGCAATTTTTGTTCCCGTTACTGAAGCTACAATTGCTGAAAAATTTCCAACAAAACTAGGAGAACGGATTTCATTGTTTTCTTCAGTCACTGCAGCTGGAAGGGCAACAGCGCCTTTCTTAGGAGGATATATCTTGTTTTTAACTGATTACGGCTACAAGTCGTTGTATTTGGCGGTAGGAATAGCAGGTGTTACCGCCTTTATAACTGGACTATTGTTTTTAGTTGAACAAAAGAAAACTAAAACCCAAGATTCCAACTATAACCCAACGAAAGGCAAAATGGTTCAAGGATGGCTTAAAGTAGCTAAGAATCATGACCTTCAGGTAGTAGGCTTAATTCAGGCAAGCCAATACTATGTTTTTGGTTCGGTAGAATTCTTTTTGGTCGGCTACTTGGCAGAAGTTGCAAGATTGGATCCTTTTTCTATAGGCGTGATCATGGGCAGCCAAGTAATAGTTCTCATTTTAGCAAGACCGTTTATGGGAAAAGTATCAGATAAGATTGGGCGGGGGATTCCAATAGTATTAGGTTCAATAATAAGTTGTGTGATATTAGCAGTTTTTCCATTCAGTACGCATTTTCTAACTTTATTGTTTCTTTCAATGATGTATGGACTTGGATTTGCAACTGTAATTGCTTCTACATCACCATTGACCTGTGAAATAGTTCCTTCTAATCTGTTAGGAACCTCATTGGGTTTTCTTAGTACACTAATGGATGTTGGCCAAACACTTGGACCAATAATCAGCGGAATAATTCTGGCGACGAGCCTTCAATATTCATCAATATTTTTTTCTTTAAGCCTTATTTTAATTGCTTCCACCATAGTTTTTTTGTGCAAAGTGCCAAAAACATGA
- the tmk gene encoding dTMP kinase codes for MTAKGKFICIEGLDGSGKTTHTHKLVRNLRKHGFDAVYTTEPSRGELGSFIRGTILEGKKRVPRVVEAVLFAADRIEHLQKDVKPALDQGKIVVSDRCVYSSLAYQGSAGLELDWIEKINSAAFLPDLTVYLDVAPEVVVERIRRKKSVMEHLEIQREVQKVYLKYVKDGKLVPINADRTKSRVETSLLGVVLDFLKNQS; via the coding sequence ATGACTGCCAAAGGGAAATTCATCTGCATTGAAGGTTTAGATGGAAGCGGAAAGACAACTCATACTCACAAGTTAGTAAGAAATTTGCGAAAACACGGATTTGACGCTGTGTACACTACCGAGCCCAGCCGGGGCGAATTAGGATCTTTTATACGGGGGACCATTCTGGAAGGAAAAAAACGTGTTCCCCGAGTTGTCGAAGCCGTTCTGTTTGCTGCTGACCGAATTGAACACCTACAAAAAGATGTAAAACCCGCCCTAGACCAGGGAAAAATTGTTGTTTCAGATCGTTGTGTTTACTCCTCTTTGGCGTATCAGGGATCTGCGGGGCTTGAGTTGGATTGGATCGAAAAAATTAACAGTGCAGCTTTTTTGCCTGATTTAACTGTGTATCTTGATGTTGCCCCTGAAGTTGTAGTTGAACGCATTCGAAGGAAAAAATCAGTTATGGAACACTTGGAAATTCAAAGAGAAGTACAAAAAGTTTACCTGAAATATGTAAAAGATGGAAAACTTGTGCCCATTAACGCTGATAGAACCAAATCTAGAGTAGAAACGAGCCTTTTGGGTGTTGTTTTAGATTTTCTAAAAAACCAATCGTGA
- a CDS encoding ABC transporter permease, with product MSASFSIMLSADHPTDNPSMIMMLSSMIKFPLVFISGIFSPLEELPVWGKTVSSISPLTYFTDLAKYTIQGNSYYPIEVDIMVLIAFTIAFLVVAIKIHENTIQKRLWKFRNIDAK from the coding sequence ATGAGTGCTTCATTTAGCATAATGCTCTCTGCGGATCATCCTACAGACAATCCCTCCATGATAATGATGCTTTCTTCCATGATCAAGTTCCCGTTAGTTTTCATAAGCGGCATATTCAGCCCACTTGAAGAATTGCCTGTTTGGGGAAAAACTGTCTCATCCATATCACCTCTGACCTATTTTACCGACCTGGCAAAATATACGATACAAGGCAACAGCTATTACCCAATTGAAGTAGATATCATGGTCCTCATAGCATTCACAATCGCATTTCTAGTTGTAGCAATAAAAATCCATGAAAACACAATCCAAAAACGATTATGGAAATTCAGAAACATAGATGCCAAATGA
- a CDS encoding NDP-sugar synthase, whose protein sequence is MKAIILAGGIGTRLRPLSCTRPKLLFPLLNKPLLDGTFERLSQAGFDGVVLAVKYMAEKFMQRYGDSSNGLSVCYSIEKKPMHTGGAIKYAEQLIGHDEPFLVLNGDIFTTLDYNKLVKKHKQSNAVATIALYQVEDPSRYGTVKLTQNNQITQFVEKAPKEKAPSNLINAGVYVLDPKIFEYISAGRPVSIEREVFPVLAQQNKLFGYEFNDIWIDIGKPEDYLKANKILLDAEQEKQVVENNFNVAKSVTLNEPVRIDSSVTIGQDSNIGPYVVLGKDVVLGRNVAVDNSVVFPESIIMDNASVKGAIIGEGVTVGKGAKVMAGCVIGDYVSIRDNVTVSRNVFVCHSKDVTENVPENKRII, encoded by the coding sequence TTGAAGGCGATAATTCTGGCAGGTGGCATTGGAACCCGACTGCGCCCTCTTAGTTGTACTCGTCCGAAACTATTGTTTCCATTGTTAAACAAACCTCTTTTGGATGGAACCTTTGAGCGTTTAAGCCAAGCAGGATTTGATGGCGTGGTTTTAGCAGTTAAATACATGGCAGAAAAGTTCATGCAACGTTATGGCGATTCAAGTAATGGTCTTTCAGTTTGTTATTCTATAGAAAAAAAGCCTATGCATACTGGTGGGGCAATAAAATATGCTGAACAGTTAATAGGGCATGATGAGCCCTTTTTGGTTTTGAATGGGGACATATTCACTACCTTGGATTACAACAAGTTAGTAAAAAAACATAAACAAAGCAATGCAGTTGCCACAATTGCCCTTTATCAGGTTGAAGACCCTAGCAGATACGGGACCGTGAAACTAACACAAAACAATCAGATAACCCAGTTTGTAGAAAAAGCACCGAAAGAAAAAGCCCCCAGCAATTTGATAAACGCTGGAGTTTATGTCTTGGACCCAAAAATTTTTGAGTATATCTCTGCAGGTAGACCCGTTTCTATTGAACGGGAAGTGTTCCCAGTGCTTGCTCAGCAAAACAAGCTTTTTGGTTATGAATTTAACGACATATGGATAGACATCGGGAAACCTGAAGATTATTTGAAGGCTAACAAGATTTTGCTAGATGCCGAGCAAGAGAAACAGGTTGTTGAAAACAACTTTAACGTAGCCAAAAGTGTAACATTGAATGAACCTGTAAGAATTGATTCCAGTGTCACTATCGGGCAGGACTCAAACATTGGTCCTTATGTGGTTCTGGGAAAAGATGTTGTTTTGGGCAGAAATGTTGCTGTAGATAATTCAGTAGTTTTTCCTGAGTCAATAATCATGGACAACGCCTCTGTAAAAGGAGCAATTATCGGGGAAGGGGTAACTGTTGGCAAGGGTGCAAAAGTCATGGCAGGATGTGTGATTGGGGATTACGTTTCAATCAGAGATAATGTTACAGTTTCTAGGAATGTTTTTGTTTGTCACTCCAAAGATGTAACAGAAAATGTTCCGGAAAACAAGCGAATAATTTGA
- a CDS encoding glycosyl transferase family 4, translating into MALTVFGSVSVAGAILNAEVTGFFDRLLLEANELLIAGIILLVSFFATIFLTKKWIKSANAANLQGKDMNKLDKPLVPRSGGLVVAIVVCFSVLIYVFLKTFSMLGTPQTNVVEAFAISSTILLAGFVGFIDDILGWKTGLSQLQKIFLTVPIALPLTVLNVNQTVMVIPFLGPVDFGLLYPLLIVPLGIIGAANGFNLLAGYNGLETSMGLVIFATFGFTSILVGRLWIALVCMIVYASLLGFLAFNWYPARVFPGNSFTYAVGALIGTLAILGNMERIAVWLFMLYIIEILLYMRARFVDKQGDVQAFAKLNNDGSLELPYEHIYDTTHLAIWVLKKLKNKVYERDVVVFIVVLQSLIAILGVLLLL; encoded by the coding sequence GTGGCTTTGACTGTTTTTGGTTCAGTTTCAGTTGCTGGAGCGATCCTTAACGCAGAGGTCACAGGGTTCTTTGATCGCCTACTATTAGAAGCAAATGAACTGCTAATAGCTGGAATTATTTTGTTGGTTAGTTTTTTTGCTACAATTTTTCTTACAAAAAAATGGATTAAATCCGCCAATGCAGCAAACCTTCAAGGAAAAGACATGAATAAACTTGACAAGCCATTGGTTCCTAGGTCGGGAGGTTTGGTGGTTGCCATTGTTGTGTGTTTTTCCGTGTTGATTTATGTGTTCTTAAAAACTTTTTCAATGCTAGGAACCCCCCAAACAAACGTGGTTGAAGCATTTGCGATTTCATCGACAATATTACTTGCAGGCTTTGTCGGATTCATCGATGACATATTAGGTTGGAAAACCGGATTAAGTCAGCTGCAAAAAATATTTCTCACAGTTCCAATAGCGCTTCCGTTAACTGTTTTGAACGTTAACCAAACAGTAATGGTCATTCCTTTTCTTGGTCCTGTTGATTTTGGGCTCTTGTATCCTTTACTGATTGTCCCTTTAGGAATAATTGGTGCTGCAAACGGTTTTAATCTTCTTGCAGGCTACAATGGGTTAGAAACAAGTATGGGGCTGGTAATTTTTGCAACTTTTGGATTCACCAGCATTCTTGTTGGGCGATTATGGATTGCATTAGTATGCATGATAGTTTATGCTTCATTGCTTGGATTTTTGGCTTTTAATTGGTATCCGGCAAGAGTTTTCCCGGGTAACTCTTTCACTTATGCGGTTGGAGCGTTAATTGGAACCTTAGCAATTCTAGGAAACATGGAACGAATTGCAGTCTGGCTGTTCATGTTGTATATCATAGAAATTTTGTTATACATGCGAGCGCGATTCGTTGACAAACAAGGAGATGTTCAAGCCTTTGCTAAACTCAATAATGATGGGTCATTGGAGTTGCCTTATGAGCATATTTATGATACTACTCATTTGGCTATTTGGGTTCTAAAGAAACTGAAAAACAAAGTCTACGAAAGGGATGTCGTGGTTTTCATAGTAGTTCTTCAGTCGCTGATTGCGATTTTGGGTGTATTGTTGCTTCTTTAG
- a CDS encoding right-handed parallel beta-helix repeat-containing protein, with the protein MILETKATLLVLLIFCVLLLSIPNIGLVKAEGTIYIRSDGAVEGTDKIQRNGEIYVLTGNISAGIQVQKSNIVLDGAGYTVQGNGVENQRGIDLSNDRGSDLSRPKISNVTVKDMRIVNFSCGVAHVNTANNTIIGNYIADCFIGINVMGSPNDFLIKNNTFVNNVNPISIAYSGGVQVITENSFIDGNFIIVWLSPEPDVDRNYWSDYNGTDADGNGIGDSPYVYGGHQESKYIDKHPLVEPVPVIAEFPSWTIVLPLVIAVMLDAVAYRRELSKSNKRGMGLTEITGTNIQVTTLTATE; encoded by the coding sequence ATGATACTGGAAACAAAGGCGACGCTTCTTGTATTGCTTATTTTTTGTGTTTTATTACTTTCTATTCCAAATATTGGGCTAGTGAAGGCAGAAGGCACAATTTACATCCGTTCTGATGGAGCCGTTGAGGGAACAGACAAGATACAACGAAATGGTGAAATCTATGTCTTAACGGGTAACATATCTGCGGGGATTCAGGTTCAGAAGAGCAACATTGTGCTTGATGGGGCAGGCTACACTGTTCAAGGAAATGGAGTTGAAAATCAGAGAGGAATAGACCTTTCGAATGACCGTGGGTCAGACCTGTCTCGTCCTAAAATATCCAATGTAACCGTGAAGGACATGCGAATCGTAAACTTTAGCTGTGGTGTAGCACATGTCAACACCGCAAATAACACAATCATTGGTAACTACATAGCAGACTGTTTTATTGGTATCAATGTGATGGGTAGTCCAAATGATTTTCTCATCAAAAATAACACGTTCGTAAATAACGTTAATCCCATATCCATAGCTTACAGTGGAGGCGTTCAGGTGATCACCGAAAACAGCTTCATAGACGGCAATTTCATCATAGTTTGGTTGTCTCCAGAACCTGATGTGGATAGAAACTACTGGAGTGACTACAATGGCACAGATGCTGACGGTAACGGAATAGGAGATTCACCATATGTATATGGAGGACACCAAGAATCAAAATACATAGATAAACATCCGCTCGTTGAACCCGTTCCTGTAATCGCAGAGTTTCCCTCATGGACCATTGTTCTGCCCTTGGTTATTGCTGTGATGTTGGATGCTGTAGCCTACAGAAGAGAACTGTCTAAATCTAACAAAAGGGGAATGGGATTGACGGAAATTACTGGAACAAATATTCAGGTGACTACGCTGACGGCGACGGAATAG
- a CDS encoding nucleotide sugar dehydrogenase — protein sequence MSSIMKLSSSDLESPQTRQNCTACIVGCGRTGLVTAGLFVEAGFNVIGVDSSRHIVHQLKKGVSPFTETDMRKFIEPQLKNSRFRATTNLRKAVTVSNIIVVGVSASLDSKKKPDYSRLEQACKDIGMSLTSGSLVMFQNIMGPGMTQTVAKEILENASGLKAGEQFGLAYFSSLNNSSNPSDNVHNGTKIVGGITKRSLKISCLVLETITKSHVVRVRDIKIAEAVRLLEEAYKDVNIAFANEFAKFCEKAGIDFVKIRDLINPLNFSGMAGLHTPRDSYLLVGEAEALDVKLRLLSLSAKINDETLDHAIRLIRDALRETKKNLRRSKIAVFGVSALPNRKKVAHSATKQLVKRLKQVGVSVQVYDPFFSHKELTSMNYDAQKTMSQTVEGADCIVIAVAHEKFSRLNLKRLHLLMKQPTAIVDMGQVIDPIKAENAGFVYRGFGRGIWTK from the coding sequence ATGTCCAGTATCATGAAACTGTCAAGCAGCGACCTAGAATCTCCGCAAACTCGGCAAAACTGCACTGCGTGCATAGTAGGCTGCGGAAGAACAGGTCTAGTCACTGCTGGACTTTTTGTTGAAGCAGGATTCAACGTAATTGGAGTGGACTCTAGTCGCCATATTGTTCATCAGCTAAAGAAAGGCGTGTCTCCTTTTACTGAAACTGATATGCGAAAATTTATTGAACCTCAACTAAAAAACAGCAGATTCAGGGCAACAACCAATCTTCGAAAAGCAGTTACAGTAAGCAATATTATTGTAGTTGGTGTTTCAGCTTCATTGGACTCAAAAAAGAAGCCTGATTACTCACGTCTTGAACAAGCATGCAAAGACATCGGTATGAGCCTAACTTCTGGATCTTTGGTAATGTTTCAAAACATCATGGGTCCAGGAATGACTCAGACCGTAGCAAAAGAAATACTGGAAAACGCTTCCGGATTAAAAGCTGGAGAGCAATTTGGTTTAGCCTATTTTTCATCATTGAACAATTCTTCAAACCCGTCAGATAACGTGCATAACGGAACAAAAATTGTTGGTGGAATAACTAAACGTAGCCTAAAAATCAGTTGCTTAGTTTTGGAAACAATAACAAAATCCCATGTAGTAAGAGTAAGAGACATCAAAATCGCAGAAGCTGTAAGGTTACTGGAAGAAGCCTATAAAGACGTTAATATTGCATTCGCAAATGAGTTTGCAAAGTTTTGTGAAAAAGCAGGAATAGACTTTGTAAAAATCCGGGATCTGATTAATCCTCTCAATTTTTCGGGAATGGCTGGGCTGCACACGCCACGGGACTCGTACCTTCTTGTTGGAGAAGCAGAAGCCTTAGACGTGAAACTTCGATTGTTGTCGTTATCAGCAAAAATAAACGACGAAACCCTAGACCACGCAATACGCCTAATACGAGATGCCTTGCGAGAAACCAAAAAAAATCTGAGGCGTTCCAAAATTGCTGTTTTTGGTGTTTCTGCGTTGCCTAATCGAAAAAAAGTGGCTCATTCTGCTACCAAGCAACTGGTAAAGCGCCTTAAACAGGTAGGCGTTTCAGTTCAGGTTTATGACCCTTTCTTTTCGCACAAGGAACTAACAAGCATGAACTATGATGCACAAAAAACTATGTCTCAAACTGTTGAAGGTGCAGATTGCATAGTTATTGCAGTAGCCCACGAAAAGTTCAGCAGACTAAATCTGAAGCGGCTTCACTTGTTGATGAAACAGCCCACAGCAATTGTTGACATGGGACAAGTAATCGACCCTATTAAGGCAGAAAATGCTGGTTTTGTGTACCGAGGATTTGGCAGAGGAATCTGGACAAAATAG
- a CDS encoding universal stress protein, whose product MAVDGSELSFLSLDYALSLAKNYSAEVMALTVVDIPSNSLLAQGSVFTPLSTKNYKEKLINYHKKILEDISRKAKNFSLKTKFTTKLLEGRPADKIVETANLESFDFIVIGSRGLGEIKKIFFGRC is encoded by the coding sequence TTGGCTGTTGATGGTTCAGAATTATCCTTTCTTTCGTTAGATTATGCTTTAAGCTTGGCAAAAAATTATTCAGCAGAAGTTATGGCCTTAACAGTTGTTGATATTCCATCGAATTCCTTGTTGGCGCAGGGATCAGTATTTACTCCGCTTAGCACGAAAAATTACAAAGAAAAATTAATTAATTATCATAAAAAAATTCTTGAAGACATTAGCCGAAAAGCAAAAAATTTTAGTCTTAAAACAAAATTTACAACTAAACTGTTAGAAGGAAGACCTGCAGACAAAATAGTTGAAACTGCCAACCTAGAATCTTTTGATTTTATCGTGATTGGCAGCAGAGGCTTAGGTGAAATTAAAAAAATTTTTTTTGGGCGGTGTTAG
- a CDS encoding Trm112 family protein: protein MKKKLMDILACPIDKHYPLELHVFEETDEIAEGVIICPKCSRWYPIREEIPEMLPDELREEKDEIPFMKKWKQKFPKQILEEGKPFNLGK, encoded by the coding sequence ATCAAAAAGAAATTAATGGATATCTTGGCCTGCCCCATCGACAAACATTATCCCTTGGAGTTACACGTTTTTGAAGAAACCGACGAAATCGCAGAAGGCGTGATAATCTGCCCCAAATGCTCACGATGGTACCCCATACGCGAAGAAATCCCAGAAATGCTCCCCGACGAACTCCGAGAAGAAAAAGACGAAATCCCTTTCATGAAAAAATGGAAACAAAAATTTCCAAAACAAATACTAGAAGAGGGAAAACCCTTCAATCTAGGAAAATAA
- a CDS encoding DUF3795 domain-containing protein, with amino-acid sequence MSKLTIYNMLQKIPDSLAPCGVYCEACPSFKKSCNGCGSENKNQKRKSKWSCKIRVCCFEKNNFNFCYECEKFPCKEYSKKLTESHKGDKKYQYRHELPSNLKRIKKIGIQKWLREQKTRWQCPKCSGTIKFYHYKCPDCGLKKQI; translated from the coding sequence TTGTCTAAATTAACTATTTATAACATGCTACAAAAAATCCCAGACTCGTTAGCTCCATGCGGAGTCTATTGTGAGGCGTGTCCTTCATTTAAAAAAAGCTGTAATGGTTGTGGTTCTGAAAACAAAAATCAAAAAAGAAAAAGCAAGTGGAGCTGCAAAATAAGGGTATGCTGTTTTGAAAAAAATAATTTTAATTTCTGTTATGAATGTGAAAAATTTCCCTGCAAAGAATATTCTAAAAAATTAACTGAATCCCATAAAGGAGATAAAAAATATCAATATAGGCATGAACTGCCAAGCAACTTAAAAAGAATAAAAAAGATTGGAATACAAAAGTGGTTAAGAGAACAAAAAACAAGATGGCAATGTCCAAAATGTTCTGGAACAATAAAATTTTATCATTATAAATGTCCAGATTGTGGATTGAAAAAACAAATATAA
- a CDS encoding universal stress protein → MKLKKFFLGGVSDRVVDEAPCPVLIVKNVNKD, encoded by the coding sequence GTGAAATTAAAAAAATTTTTTTTGGGCGGTGTTAGTGACAGAGTAGTGGATGAAGCACCTTGCCCGGTTTTAATTGTAAAAAATGTTAATAAAGATTAG
- a CDS encoding HD domain-containing protein, producing the protein MQRHWGEIKDPVHGYVYITEAEKQLIDSYPVQRLRRLRQLAGSEFVYPGANHTRFEHCLGVMHLAGKVAENQNLAPLLSEEEIQTIRMACLLHDVGHGPFSHVFEHLLVKFLDKTHEDMTRWIIEESELRDIINDVGYNPDDVAKLAVGKLRKPKKAFLDQIIQSAVDIDKLDFVVRDTYHTGAEYGYVDIFRLIHMLDVLGENLAVDVGALSALESFVLARLESFRSIYFHRVGRAAQIMLASAMEAAKDELNLTVFDSPEDYLILNDYTVWTKLRECEKSRKIMENLERRKLMKCAYDRTFHVKEKMVTSVFGVDEVRQQVRNKIAQEAAINPEEIYIDVPTVPSVPYHHSDLLEPMEIPVFQKTKAGEKIPLRLSDISSVFDVLKGFINILRVYTDEQYVDKVTLAASKVIGGTPSSAKISF; encoded by the coding sequence ATGCAACGGCATTGGGGTGAAATTAAAGACCCCGTTCACGGGTATGTTTACATTACTGAAGCAGAAAAGCAGCTCATAGACTCGTATCCCGTTCAACGTCTTCGAAGACTGCGACAACTGGCAGGCTCAGAGTTCGTGTATCCAGGAGCAAACCATACCCGCTTTGAGCATTGTTTAGGGGTTATGCATCTGGCAGGCAAAGTCGCAGAAAACCAGAACCTCGCCCCCCTTTTGTCAGAAGAAGAAATTCAGACAATTAGAATGGCTTGCCTTCTTCATGATGTTGGACATGGTCCTTTTTCTCATGTGTTTGAACATCTTCTGGTCAAATTTTTAGACAAAACCCATGAGGACATGACTCGATGGATAATTGAAGAATCCGAACTGCGGGACATAATAAACGATGTGGGATACAATCCCGACGATGTGGCAAAACTTGCTGTAGGCAAATTGCGCAAACCCAAAAAAGCGTTCTTGGATCAGATTATTCAAAGCGCAGTTGACATCGATAAACTAGATTTCGTGGTAAGGGATACATACCACACGGGAGCAGAATATGGTTACGTGGACATTTTCAGGCTAATTCACATGCTGGATGTTCTGGGTGAAAACCTCGCAGTAGATGTTGGAGCCCTGTCCGCATTGGAATCTTTTGTTTTAGCAAGGCTAGAATCTTTCCGAAGCATCTATTTCCACAGGGTAGGACGAGCGGCTCAAATAATGCTGGCGTCAGCCATGGAAGCAGCAAAGGACGAGTTGAATTTGACAGTTTTTGATTCTCCTGAAGATTACCTTATATTGAACGATTACACTGTTTGGACTAAACTACGGGAATGTGAAAAATCCCGAAAAATAATGGAGAATCTGGAGCGCAGAAAGCTTATGAAATGTGCCTACGATCGCACTTTCCATGTTAAAGAAAAGATGGTAACAAGTGTTTTTGGTGTTGACGAAGTTCGACAGCAAGTCAGAAACAAGATTGCGCAAGAAGCAGCAATTAACCCTGAAGAAATTTATATTGATGTGCCAACGGTGCCTTCGGTTCCGTATCATCATTCAGATTTGCTTGAGCCCATGGAGATTCCGGTTTTTCAGAAAACTAAAGCAGGAGAAAAAATTCCCTTGCGTTTAAGCGACATTTCGTCAGTATTCGATGTTTTAAAGGGGTTTATCAACATTCTTCGGGTTTACACAGATGAACAATACGTGGACAAAGTTACTTTAGCCGCGTCAAAGGTTATTGGGGGAACGCCTTCGTCTGCGAAGATTTCTTTTTGA
- a CDS encoding sodium:calcium antiporter, whose translation MVLEQLGLIGNIIVLIVSLGVLIKSSSLTINNSVNLASVTGLGKTKVGFILVAFSTSLPELFVATFAILDQGTVGISLGNILGSNIMNICLILGIGFLLMAIKYPESAGFFTKMTRDEVGNLNFGVFVASIVPLLLLYFGYATQIMGFILIGLFIYNMYDLVRKRETVQQISDTAEKSERKKYLIKAVFGIFGVVTSSFFIIESASFLALIAGIPPIIIGATVVAFGTSIPELVTSVDSIRKGFIDLALGNVIGSCFINITLVLGFTFIFAPLNVDVSAFSDLILFSLIANIVLGYIIQNSSIGKREGITLLLIYAIFLVVSFGQG comes from the coding sequence ATGGTTCTAGAACAACTAGGATTAATTGGAAATATTATTGTTCTAATTGTTTCATTAGGGGTTCTAATTAAATCGAGTAGCTTAACAATTAATAATTCAGTTAACCTGGCAAGTGTTACAGGCTTAGGAAAAACAAAAGTTGGATTTATACTAGTTGCGTTTTCCACCTCTTTACCAGAACTTTTTGTTGCAACTTTTGCAATTTTAGATCAAGGAACAGTTGGCATTTCACTGGGCAACATTTTAGGATCAAACATAATGAACATATGCTTAATTCTTGGAATCGGATTTCTATTAATGGCTATTAAATATCCTGAAAGTGCAGGGTTTTTCACAAAAATGACCAGGGATGAAGTAGGAAACCTTAATTTTGGAGTCTTTGTTGCATCGATAGTGCCGTTACTATTGCTTTACTTTGGATATGCTACCCAAATCATGGGTTTTATTTTGATAGGTCTTTTTATTTATAACATGTATGACCTTGTCAGAAAAAGAGAAACTGTTCAACAAATTTCTGATACTGCAGAAAAATCGGAACGAAAAAAATACCTCATTAAAGCTGTGTTTGGAATATTTGGAGTCGTCACTTCTTCATTTTTCATAATCGAATCAGCATCCTTTTTAGCTTTAATTGCAGGCATTCCACCAATCATCATTGGAGCTACAGTAGTAGCTTTTGGAACAAGTATCCCAGAACTGGTAACAAGCGTAGATTCAATAAGAAAAGGCTTCATAGACCTTGCCCTTGGAAATGTCATTGGAAGCTGTTTTATTAACATCACATTAGTTTTAGGATTTACTTTTATATTTGCACCCTTAAACGTAGACGTTTCAGCATTTTCAGATTTAATACTATTTTCATTAATCGCTAACATAGTACTAGGTTACATAATTCAGAATTCAAGCATTGGAAAACGCGAAGGAATAACCTTGTTACTAATTTACGCAATATTTTTAGTGGTAAGTTTTGGACAAGGCTAA